From a single Herbiconiux sp. SALV-R1 genomic region:
- a CDS encoding aldehyde dehydrogenase family protein: MRDRREQFIDGEWIPSSEPGLEVRSARTGTLVGRVAEGTIDDVERAVAAARRAFPAWSALPAGERAGYLRAIAEGIRSHADEIVTLVAEEIGTIEGTARAMQIGAAAHAFDDAAAHAEAALEAKELGNSRILSQPVGVVAAITPWNFPLYQAALKIAPALAVGCTVVLKPSEVAGLTALTLGDIAAEAGLPAGVLNIVSGLGPVVGEALVGHPEVDAVTFTGSDRAGARVASIAGGAIKPVTLELGGKSAHLVLDDSDLESAVGYSITSAFGNNGQVCAALSRLVVPRDLLPRVEEIALAKASTVVVGDPLESGTQLGPLTSEAQRERLQGLVRTAVDEGTRVLLGGPDAEVAVPSGLEGGYWVAPTVFTDVAPDATIAQEEAFGPVLTIIPFDGDDEEGVRIVNSTRYGLNAAVWAADRERAEAVARQLNASTVYLNAAAFNPSAPFGGTKGSGFGRERGAWGLHEYTQTKSVQV, from the coding sequence GTTCATCGACGGCGAGTGGATCCCGTCGTCGGAGCCGGGACTCGAGGTGCGATCGGCTCGCACCGGCACCCTCGTGGGCCGGGTCGCGGAAGGCACGATCGACGACGTCGAGCGCGCCGTCGCCGCCGCCCGCCGGGCGTTCCCGGCCTGGTCGGCACTCCCCGCGGGCGAACGCGCCGGGTACCTCAGGGCGATCGCCGAGGGCATCCGCTCGCACGCCGACGAGATCGTGACTCTCGTCGCCGAGGAGATCGGCACGATCGAGGGCACCGCGCGAGCCATGCAGATCGGTGCCGCCGCGCACGCCTTCGACGACGCCGCCGCCCACGCCGAGGCCGCGCTCGAGGCGAAGGAGCTCGGCAACAGCCGCATCCTCTCGCAGCCCGTCGGCGTCGTCGCCGCCATCACCCCCTGGAACTTCCCGCTCTACCAAGCGGCTCTGAAGATCGCTCCGGCCCTCGCGGTGGGATGCACCGTCGTGCTGAAACCCAGCGAGGTCGCCGGGCTCACCGCACTCACGCTGGGCGACATCGCGGCCGAGGCCGGCCTGCCGGCCGGTGTGCTGAACATCGTCTCCGGCCTCGGCCCCGTCGTGGGCGAGGCACTCGTCGGGCATCCCGAGGTCGACGCCGTGACCTTCACGGGGTCAGACCGCGCGGGCGCCCGCGTGGCATCGATCGCGGGCGGCGCCATCAAGCCGGTGACGCTCGAGCTCGGCGGCAAGAGCGCCCACCTCGTGCTCGACGACAGCGACCTCGAGAGCGCGGTGGGCTACAGCATCACGAGCGCCTTCGGCAACAACGGCCAGGTCTGCGCGGCGCTCAGCCGCCTGGTGGTGCCTCGCGATCTCCTCCCCCGGGTGGAGGAGATCGCGCTCGCCAAGGCGTCGACCGTCGTGGTGGGCGACCCCCTGGAGTCGGGCACCCAGCTCGGCCCGCTCACCTCGGAGGCCCAGCGCGAACGCCTGCAGGGGCTCGTGCGCACGGCCGTCGACGAGGGCACCCGCGTGCTGCTCGGCGGCCCCGACGCCGAGGTCGCCGTTCCGAGCGGCCTCGAGGGCGGCTACTGGGTCGCGCCGACCGTGTTCACCGACGTCGCGCCCGACGCGACCATCGCGCAGGAGGAGGCCTTCGGCCCCGTGCTGACGATCATCCCCTTCGACGGCGACGACGAGGAGGGGGTGCGGATCGTGAACTCCACGCGATACGGCCTCAACGCCGCCGTCTGGGCCGCCGACCGCGAACGCGCCGAGGCCGTCGCCCGACAGCTCAATGCGAGCACGGTCTACCTCAACGCCGCCGCCTTCAACCCGTCAGCGCCCTTCGGCGGCACCAAGGGCTCGGGCTTCGGCCGCGAGCGCGGCGCCTGGGGCCTGCACGAATACACCCAGACCAAGTCCGTCCAGGTCTGA
- a CDS encoding polyamine ABC transporter substrate-binding protein translates to MTKKSRIIITAVTTAGLLALSGCAAGSGDADSSAAAGGSLVYVSYGGAFQDAQAASWQVPYTAETGTEFENTSPSDMAQIKAMVEANQTSWDVVDTNAYFPNQFCDKYFEKLDLSAIDTSQFTEGSVSDCAVPAERFALLLVYNAETYGDNPPTELADFLDTEKFPGKRASTREVSTGLLESVLVADGVAPDDLYPLDLDRAFAALDTIRDVTTFAENNGALQQLVTDGQADMALIVSARALTVARDGVPIEPVWGETITTFNSLAVPKGAPNAAEAQKFIAFATQPEQSAAFAEASGTSPANLDAKPTYDDLAAKFNAFADDGRTETTQLDAVWWSENINEVQNRFTTWLAG, encoded by the coding sequence ATGACAAAGAAGTCACGCATCATCATCACCGCCGTCACCACTGCCGGCCTGCTGGCACTCAGCGGCTGCGCCGCCGGAAGCGGCGACGCCGACAGCAGCGCCGCAGCGGGCGGCAGCCTGGTCTACGTCTCCTACGGAGGCGCGTTCCAAGACGCCCAGGCCGCCTCCTGGCAGGTGCCGTATACCGCCGAGACCGGCACGGAGTTCGAGAACACGAGCCCCTCCGACATGGCGCAGATCAAGGCCATGGTCGAGGCGAACCAGACCAGCTGGGACGTCGTCGACACCAATGCCTATTTCCCGAACCAGTTCTGCGACAAGTACTTCGAGAAGCTCGACCTGAGCGCCATCGACACCTCGCAGTTCACGGAGGGAAGCGTCAGCGACTGCGCCGTCCCCGCCGAGCGTTTCGCGCTCCTGCTCGTCTACAACGCCGAGACCTACGGCGACAACCCGCCGACCGAGCTCGCCGACTTCCTCGACACGGAGAAGTTCCCTGGCAAGCGGGCGTCGACCCGCGAGGTGTCGACGGGGCTCCTCGAGTCGGTGCTGGTGGCCGACGGCGTGGCCCCCGACGACCTCTACCCGCTCGACCTCGACCGCGCCTTCGCCGCCCTCGACACCATCCGCGACGTCACGACCTTCGCCGAGAACAACGGCGCCCTGCAGCAGCTCGTCACCGACGGGCAGGCCGACATGGCGCTGATCGTCAGCGCGAGGGCGCTCACCGTGGCCCGCGACGGAGTACCGATCGAGCCCGTCTGGGGCGAGACCATCACCACCTTCAACTCCCTCGCCGTACCGAAGGGCGCTCCCAACGCCGCTGAGGCGCAGAAGTTCATCGCCTTCGCCACGCAGCCGGAGCAGTCCGCCGCGTTCGCCGAGGCCTCGGGCACCTCGCCGGCCAACCTCGACGCGAAGCCGACGTACGACGACCTCGCGGCGAAGTTCAACGCC